One Streptomyces lincolnensis genomic region harbors:
- a CDS encoding LacI family DNA-binding transcriptional regulator, whose product MTQRTHGRRPTLEDVARRSGVSKSTVSRVINGEPRVRAEVVEQVRQVIAELGYVPNHAARQLVTRRTDAVAVVATQPQNRLFLDPFFDCLLRGVRRELAEHGAQAVLLFVEEPGDHERVADYLGGGHTDGAILFSLRPDDRLGALIARTGLPAVFGGRPRAGADDAGYVHVDGDNRGGARQAVEHLVALGRTRIATVAGPEDQEASAADRLAGYRDVLPTAPPDLVERADYTRQGGADAMGRLLDRQPGLDAVFVASDLMATGALQTLHERGLRVPEDVAVVGFDDLTDLTESADPPLTTVHQDVEGMGRLMARLLFDPTAQAAGSRVVVPTRLVLRRSA is encoded by the coding sequence TTGACGCAGCGCACGCACGGCAGGCGGCCCACCCTGGAGGACGTCGCACGCCGCTCGGGCGTCTCGAAGTCCACGGTGTCGCGGGTGATCAACGGTGAGCCCCGGGTGCGCGCCGAGGTCGTGGAACAGGTCCGGCAGGTGATCGCCGAACTCGGGTACGTCCCCAACCACGCCGCCCGCCAGCTGGTGACCCGCCGCACCGACGCCGTCGCCGTGGTGGCCACACAGCCGCAGAACAGGCTCTTCCTCGACCCGTTCTTCGACTGCCTGCTGCGCGGTGTCCGCCGGGAACTCGCCGAGCACGGCGCCCAGGCGGTCCTGCTGTTCGTCGAGGAGCCGGGCGACCACGAGCGCGTGGCGGACTACCTGGGCGGCGGCCACACGGACGGCGCGATCCTGTTCTCCCTGCGCCCCGACGACCGGCTCGGCGCGCTGATCGCCCGCACCGGCCTGCCCGCGGTCTTCGGCGGCCGGCCCCGCGCCGGGGCGGACGACGCCGGATACGTCCATGTCGACGGCGACAACCGCGGGGGAGCCCGGCAGGCCGTCGAGCACCTCGTCGCGCTGGGCCGGACCCGTATCGCGACCGTCGCCGGGCCCGAGGACCAGGAGGCCTCCGCCGCCGACCGGCTGGCGGGCTACCGGGACGTGCTCCCCACCGCCCCGCCCGACCTCGTGGAACGCGCGGACTACACCCGGCAGGGCGGCGCCGACGCCATGGGCCGCCTCCTGGACCGGCAGCCCGGCCTGGACGCCGTCTTCGTCGCCTCCGATCTCATGGCCACCGGCGCCCTCCAGACCCTCCACGAGCGCGGACTCCGGGTCCCCGAGGACGTGGCCGTGGTCGGCTTCGACGACCTCACCGACCTCACGGAGTCGGCCGACCCGCCCCTGACCACCGTCCACCAGGACGTGGAGGGCATGGGCCGCCTCATGGCCCGGCTGCTCTTCGACCCCACCGCCCAGGCCGCCGGCTCCCGCGTGGTCGTACCGACCCGACTGGTCCTCCGACGGTCCGCCTGA
- a CDS encoding Mov34/MPN/PAD-1 family protein — protein sequence MLTITQALVDQIVAHARKDHPDEACGVVAGPAGTDRPERFIPMLNAAMSPTFYEFDSGDLLKLYREMDDRDEEPVVIYHSHTATEAYPSRTDISYANEPGAHYVLVSTADTDDAGPFQFRSFRIVEGEVTEEQVEIVEAY from the coding sequence ATGCTGACCATCACCCAGGCCCTCGTCGACCAGATCGTCGCCCACGCGCGCAAGGACCACCCCGACGAGGCGTGCGGCGTCGTCGCGGGACCGGCGGGCACGGACCGCCCCGAGCGCTTCATCCCGATGCTCAACGCGGCCATGTCGCCCACGTTCTACGAGTTCGACTCCGGCGACCTGCTCAAGCTCTACCGCGAGATGGACGACCGCGACGAGGAGCCGGTGGTCATCTACCACTCCCACACCGCCACCGAGGCCTACCCCTCCCGCACCGACATCTCCTACGCGAACGAGCCCGGCGCGCACTACGTCCTGGTCTCCACCGCGGACACGGACGACGCCGGCCCGTTCCAGTTCCGCTCCTTCCGCATCGTCGAGGGCGAGGTCACCGAGGAGCAGGTGGAGATCGTCGAGGCGTACTAG